A stretch of Lactuca sativa cultivar Salinas chromosome 6, Lsat_Salinas_v11, whole genome shotgun sequence DNA encodes these proteins:
- the LOC111890280 gene encoding lon protease homolog 2, peroxisomal isoform X2 has product MAEPVELPSRIGILPFRNKVLLPGAIIRIRCTSPSSVKLVEQELWQREEKGLIGILPVRDAAETLSVGSMLTQGTDLGSSKNQTGLSDSHKLDGKSQQEPIHWHTRGVAARALHLSRGVEKPSGRVTYTVVLEGLCRFSVLELSTKGTYSTARISPLDMTKAEMERVEQDPDFIALSRQFKVTAMELISVLEQKQKTGGRTKVLLETVPLHKLADIFVASFEISFEEQLSMLDAVDVKVRLLKATELVDRHLQSIRVAEKITKKVEGQLSKSQKEYLLRQQMRAIKEELGDNDDEDDDVAGLERKMQSAGMPPNVWKHAQRELRRLKKMQPQQPGYNSSRVYLELLADLPWQTSSEEVEMDLKAAKERLDSDHYGLEKVKQRIIEYLAVRKLKPDARGPVLCFVGPPGVGKTSLASSIAAALGRKFVRISLGGVKDEADIRGHRRTYIGSMPGRLIDGLKKVAVCNPVMLLDEIDKTGSDVRGDPASALLEVLDPEQNKTFNDHYLNVPYDLSKVIFVATANRAQPIPPPLLDRMEVIELPGYTPEEKLRIAMRHLIPRVLDQHGLNSEYLKVPEAIVKVIIERYTREAGVRNLERNLAALARAAAVRVAEQEQDRDRDRVALNKDVQQISSPLLESRLAEGGGVEMEVIPMAMGVNNHEISSAFRRVIMSPLIVDDEMLEKVLGPPKYDDKETAERVSTPGVCVGLVWTSFGGEVQFVEATSMVGKGDLHLTGQLGDVIKESAQIALTWVRARAAELNLGCAQGEGNLLEGRDIHIHFPAGAVPKDGPSAGVTLVTSLVSLFSRRRVRSDTAMTGEITLRGLVLPVGGIKDKVLAAHRNGLKRVILPERNLKDLVEVPPAVLASMEILLAKRMEDVLEHAFEGGCPWRQHSKL; this is encoded by the exons ATGGCGGAACCGGTGGAGCTTCCTAGTCGGATTGGAATTCTACCGTTTAGGAACAAAGTCTTGTTGCCTGGTGCAATTATTCGAATTCGATGCACTTCTCCGAGCAG TGTGAAATTGGTGGAACAAGAGTTGTGGCAGAGGGAGGAGAAAGGGTTGATTGGTATTTTGCCAGTTCGAGATGCTGCAGAGACACTGTCAGTGGGTTCCATGTTAACTCAAG GTACTGATTTGGGAAGCTCAAAGAATCAAACAGGCTTGTCGGATTCACACAAGCTTGATGGGAAAAGCCAACAAGAACCTATTCATTGGCATACAAG GGGCGTTGCTGCGCGTGCATTACATCTATCTAGAGGAGTTGAAAAACCAAGTGGAAGGGTCACATACACAGTTGTTCTTGAAGGTCTATGCAGATTTAGTGTCCTGGAGCTTAGTACTAAAGGGACATACTCTACTGCAAGAATATCCCCTCTTGATATGACAAAGGCTG AGATGGAGCGAGTTGAACAAGACCCGGACTTCATAGCACTGTCTCGTCAATTCAAAGTAACTGCCATGGAGCTTATCTCTGTTCTCGAGCAG AAACAAAAAACTGGTGGGAGAACCAAAGTTCTTCTGGAAACGGTCCCCCTGCACAAACTGGCAGACATCTTTGTTGCAAGCTTTGAGATAAGTTTTGAAGAGcagctatctatgctagatgctGTTGATGTGAAAGTAAGGCTTTTAAAAGCCACGGAATTAGTCGATAGGCATTTACAG TCGATACGTGTGGCAGAGAAGATAACCAAAAAGGTTGAAGGGCAGCTTTCAAAATCACAAAAGGAATATCTTCTTCGTCAGCAG ATGAGGGCTATTAAGGAAGAGCTTGGTGACAATGACGATGAAGATGATGACGTGGCTGGTCTTGAAAGGAAAATGCAAAGCGCTGGAATGCCTCCAAATGTCTGGAAGCATGCACAGAGAGAACTAAG GAGACTGAAGAAAATGCAACCACAGCAACCTGGGTACAACAGTTCCCGTGTTTATCTGGAGCTTCTTGCTGATTTGCCATGGCAGACAAGCAGTGAAGAGGTGGAGATGGACTTAAAAGCTGCAAAAGAGCGGCTTGACAGTGACCACTATGGATTAGAGAAGGTGAAACAAAGGATCATTGAATATCTAGCCGTGCGCAAG TTGAAGCCAGATGCGAGGGGTCCTGTGCTATGTTTTGTGGGGCCACCAGGTGTTGGGAAAACATCATTGGCATCATCCATTGCTGCTGCTTTGGGTAGGAAGTTTGTGCGCATATCTCTTGGTGGTGTCAAAGATGAGGCTGATATTAGGGGCCATAGGAGGACATACATCGGAAGCATGCCCGGCCGACTCATTGATGGCTTAAAG AAAGTAGCTGTTTGCAATCCTGTTATGTTGCTGGATGAGATTGATAAAACGGGATCTGATGTACGTGGTGATCCTGCTTCAGCACTTCTGGAGGTTCTTGACCCTGAGCAAAACAAAACTTTCAATGATCA CTATTTGAATGTTCCTTATGACCTATCAAAAGTGATATTTGTGGCGACTGCTAATAGGGCACAACCAATCCCCCCACCACTCTTAGACAGGATGGAAGTCATTGAACTTCCAGGATATACACCTGAAGAGAAGCTTCGAATAGCCATGCGCCACCTAATCCCACGTGTTCTAGACCAACATGGCCTTAATTCTGAATATCTTAAAGTTCCCGAG GCGATAGTGAAAGTAATTATTGAACGATACACGAGAGAAGCTGGTGTGCGGAACCTGGAGAGAAACCTGGCGGCCTTAGCCCGTGCAGCGGCGGTGAGAGTGGCGGAGCAAGAGCAAGACAGGGACAGGGACAGAGTTGCGCTTAACAAAGATGTGCAACAGATTTCTTCACCATTGCTAGAGAGCAGACTTGCTGAAGGAGGAGGAGTAGAGATGGAGGTGATACCAATGGCAATGGGTGTTAACAATCATGAAATATCAAGTGCATTCCGGAGGGTTATTATGTCACCACTTATTGTGGATGATGAGATGCTGGAAAAAGTACTTGGG CCTCCCAAATATGATGATAAAGAAACAGCGGAGAGAGTTTCAACTCCTGGGGTTTGTGTTGGTTTAGTTTGGACTTCCTTCGGTGGAGAAGTCCAGTTTGTTGAGGCTACATCAATGGTGGGTAAGGGGGATCTGCATCTCACTGGCCAATTGGGTGATGTCATCAAAGAATCAGCACAGATAGCATTGACTTGG gtaAGAGCAAGGGCAGCAGAGCTTAATCTGGGTTGTGCACAAGGAGAAGGCAATCTGCTTGAAGGGCGGGACATCCATATACATTTCCCTGCAGGGGCAGTGCCAAAAGATGGACCCTCAGCTGGTGTGACTCTGGTGACCTCACTCGTTTCACTTTTCAGCCGTAGACGGGTGCGATCAGATACAGCCATGACCGGAGAAATCACTCTGCGTGGCCTAGTTTTACCCGTAGGGGGTATCAAGGACAAG GTGTTGGCGGCACACCGTAATGGTCTTAAGAGAGTTATCCTTCCAGAGAGAAATTTGAAAGACTTGGTTGAAGTTCCTCCAGCTGTTCTCGCTAGCATGGAG ATACTACTTGCAAAGAGAATGGAAGATGTGTTGGAACATGCTTTCGAAGGTGGGTGCCCCTGGAGACAACATTCCAAATTATGA
- the LOC111890279 gene encoding uncharacterized protein LOC111890279 yields MQQTTNQPSPTTQPTVQVEAGSSRKGKGKGKSKGKSIAVESENADVPQWWTPEEEYALTAAWCATSKDELRGNGMKKRSLLGAVLDRFHVILKKNLYRNNDMLSSKWGMITKRCSKFNGIYNRIAAQQQSGTNDFDLFKAAKEQYRVEMGHVFDFEKSWELLRADPKWNKTPTSSEVQSKMSRNSSSVDVSDAGTNIDLNADDDEIPDDIQEISPPRRPPGRDKARRAARHAEEVEMRAKDAAEMRAKFDEHNLLIKEKNELKRRHLEFLERQTREKRKQKERELMTQQLSILRTSEEGLAPVDLAVHKQ; encoded by the coding sequence ATGCAACAAACAACCAATCAACCGTCGCCTACAACACAACCAACAGTTCAAGTGGAAGCGGGAAGTAGTaggaaagggaaagggaaaggaaaaTCAAAAGGGAAATCAATAGCGGTGGAATCTGAAAATGCAGACGTTCCACAATGGTGGACACCGGAGGAGGAATACGCTTTGACGGCGGCTTGGTGTGCTACTTCAAAGGACGAACTTCGcggaaatggaatgaaaaaaaGGAGCTTATTGGGGGCGGTGCTCGACAGGTTTCAtgttattttaaagaaaaatttgTATCGCAACAACGACATGTTGAGCAGCAAATGGGGTATGATAACTAAGCGGTGCAGCAAATTCAACGGTATTTACAACCGGATTGCGGCACAACAACAAAGTGGAACCAACGACTTTGATTTGTTCAAAGCTGCTAAGGAACAATATCGGGTCGAAATGGGTCATGTTTTcgactttgaaaaatcatgggaattGTTGCGAGCGGATCCAAAGTGGAATAAAACGCCTACATCGTCGGAGGTTCAATCCAAAATGTCTCGCAATTCTAGCTCGGTCGACGTGTCGGACGCAGGGACTAACATCGACCTAAACGCCGATGACGATGAGATCCCGGATGATATCCAAGAGATATCCCCACCACGACGACCACCCGGACGCGACAAAGCGAGGCGCGCTGCAAGACATGCGGAGGAGGTGGAGATGAGAGCAAAAGATGCGGCGGAAATGAGAGCGAAATTCGACGaacataatttattaataaaagaaaaaaatgagttGAAACGTCGTCATTTGGAATTCCTGGAAAGGCAGACACGGGAGAAGCGGAAGCAAAAAGAGAGGGAACTAATGACACAACAGTTGTCAATTCTTCGGACAAGCGAGGAGGGTTTAGCGCCTGTTGATCTAGCGGTGCACAAGCAATGA
- the LOC111890280 gene encoding lon protease homolog 2, peroxisomal isoform X1 produces the protein MAEPVELPSRIGILPFRNKVLLPGAIIRIRCTSPSSVKLVEQELWQREEKGLIGILPVRDAAETLSVGSMLTQGTDLGSSKNQTGLSDSHKLDGKSQQEPIHWHTRGVAARALHLSRGVEKPSGRVTYTVVLEGLCRFSVLELSTKGTYSTARISPLDMTKAEMERVEQDPDFIALSRQFKVTAMELISVLEQKQKTGGRTKVLLETVPLHKLADIFVASFEISFEEQLSMLDAVDVKVRLLKATELVDRHLQQSIRVAEKITKKVEGQLSKSQKEYLLRQQMRAIKEELGDNDDEDDDVAGLERKMQSAGMPPNVWKHAQRELRRLKKMQPQQPGYNSSRVYLELLADLPWQTSSEEVEMDLKAAKERLDSDHYGLEKVKQRIIEYLAVRKLKPDARGPVLCFVGPPGVGKTSLASSIAAALGRKFVRISLGGVKDEADIRGHRRTYIGSMPGRLIDGLKKVAVCNPVMLLDEIDKTGSDVRGDPASALLEVLDPEQNKTFNDHYLNVPYDLSKVIFVATANRAQPIPPPLLDRMEVIELPGYTPEEKLRIAMRHLIPRVLDQHGLNSEYLKVPEAIVKVIIERYTREAGVRNLERNLAALARAAAVRVAEQEQDRDRDRVALNKDVQQISSPLLESRLAEGGGVEMEVIPMAMGVNNHEISSAFRRVIMSPLIVDDEMLEKVLGPPKYDDKETAERVSTPGVCVGLVWTSFGGEVQFVEATSMVGKGDLHLTGQLGDVIKESAQIALTWVRARAAELNLGCAQGEGNLLEGRDIHIHFPAGAVPKDGPSAGVTLVTSLVSLFSRRRVRSDTAMTGEITLRGLVLPVGGIKDKVLAAHRNGLKRVILPERNLKDLVEVPPAVLASMEILLAKRMEDVLEHAFEGGCPWRQHSKL, from the exons ATGGCGGAACCGGTGGAGCTTCCTAGTCGGATTGGAATTCTACCGTTTAGGAACAAAGTCTTGTTGCCTGGTGCAATTATTCGAATTCGATGCACTTCTCCGAGCAG TGTGAAATTGGTGGAACAAGAGTTGTGGCAGAGGGAGGAGAAAGGGTTGATTGGTATTTTGCCAGTTCGAGATGCTGCAGAGACACTGTCAGTGGGTTCCATGTTAACTCAAG GTACTGATTTGGGAAGCTCAAAGAATCAAACAGGCTTGTCGGATTCACACAAGCTTGATGGGAAAAGCCAACAAGAACCTATTCATTGGCATACAAG GGGCGTTGCTGCGCGTGCATTACATCTATCTAGAGGAGTTGAAAAACCAAGTGGAAGGGTCACATACACAGTTGTTCTTGAAGGTCTATGCAGATTTAGTGTCCTGGAGCTTAGTACTAAAGGGACATACTCTACTGCAAGAATATCCCCTCTTGATATGACAAAGGCTG AGATGGAGCGAGTTGAACAAGACCCGGACTTCATAGCACTGTCTCGTCAATTCAAAGTAACTGCCATGGAGCTTATCTCTGTTCTCGAGCAG AAACAAAAAACTGGTGGGAGAACCAAAGTTCTTCTGGAAACGGTCCCCCTGCACAAACTGGCAGACATCTTTGTTGCAAGCTTTGAGATAAGTTTTGAAGAGcagctatctatgctagatgctGTTGATGTGAAAGTAAGGCTTTTAAAAGCCACGGAATTAGTCGATAGGCATTTACAG CAGTCGATACGTGTGGCAGAGAAGATAACCAAAAAGGTTGAAGGGCAGCTTTCAAAATCACAAAAGGAATATCTTCTTCGTCAGCAG ATGAGGGCTATTAAGGAAGAGCTTGGTGACAATGACGATGAAGATGATGACGTGGCTGGTCTTGAAAGGAAAATGCAAAGCGCTGGAATGCCTCCAAATGTCTGGAAGCATGCACAGAGAGAACTAAG GAGACTGAAGAAAATGCAACCACAGCAACCTGGGTACAACAGTTCCCGTGTTTATCTGGAGCTTCTTGCTGATTTGCCATGGCAGACAAGCAGTGAAGAGGTGGAGATGGACTTAAAAGCTGCAAAAGAGCGGCTTGACAGTGACCACTATGGATTAGAGAAGGTGAAACAAAGGATCATTGAATATCTAGCCGTGCGCAAG TTGAAGCCAGATGCGAGGGGTCCTGTGCTATGTTTTGTGGGGCCACCAGGTGTTGGGAAAACATCATTGGCATCATCCATTGCTGCTGCTTTGGGTAGGAAGTTTGTGCGCATATCTCTTGGTGGTGTCAAAGATGAGGCTGATATTAGGGGCCATAGGAGGACATACATCGGAAGCATGCCCGGCCGACTCATTGATGGCTTAAAG AAAGTAGCTGTTTGCAATCCTGTTATGTTGCTGGATGAGATTGATAAAACGGGATCTGATGTACGTGGTGATCCTGCTTCAGCACTTCTGGAGGTTCTTGACCCTGAGCAAAACAAAACTTTCAATGATCA CTATTTGAATGTTCCTTATGACCTATCAAAAGTGATATTTGTGGCGACTGCTAATAGGGCACAACCAATCCCCCCACCACTCTTAGACAGGATGGAAGTCATTGAACTTCCAGGATATACACCTGAAGAGAAGCTTCGAATAGCCATGCGCCACCTAATCCCACGTGTTCTAGACCAACATGGCCTTAATTCTGAATATCTTAAAGTTCCCGAG GCGATAGTGAAAGTAATTATTGAACGATACACGAGAGAAGCTGGTGTGCGGAACCTGGAGAGAAACCTGGCGGCCTTAGCCCGTGCAGCGGCGGTGAGAGTGGCGGAGCAAGAGCAAGACAGGGACAGGGACAGAGTTGCGCTTAACAAAGATGTGCAACAGATTTCTTCACCATTGCTAGAGAGCAGACTTGCTGAAGGAGGAGGAGTAGAGATGGAGGTGATACCAATGGCAATGGGTGTTAACAATCATGAAATATCAAGTGCATTCCGGAGGGTTATTATGTCACCACTTATTGTGGATGATGAGATGCTGGAAAAAGTACTTGGG CCTCCCAAATATGATGATAAAGAAACAGCGGAGAGAGTTTCAACTCCTGGGGTTTGTGTTGGTTTAGTTTGGACTTCCTTCGGTGGAGAAGTCCAGTTTGTTGAGGCTACATCAATGGTGGGTAAGGGGGATCTGCATCTCACTGGCCAATTGGGTGATGTCATCAAAGAATCAGCACAGATAGCATTGACTTGG gtaAGAGCAAGGGCAGCAGAGCTTAATCTGGGTTGTGCACAAGGAGAAGGCAATCTGCTTGAAGGGCGGGACATCCATATACATTTCCCTGCAGGGGCAGTGCCAAAAGATGGACCCTCAGCTGGTGTGACTCTGGTGACCTCACTCGTTTCACTTTTCAGCCGTAGACGGGTGCGATCAGATACAGCCATGACCGGAGAAATCACTCTGCGTGGCCTAGTTTTACCCGTAGGGGGTATCAAGGACAAG GTGTTGGCGGCACACCGTAATGGTCTTAAGAGAGTTATCCTTCCAGAGAGAAATTTGAAAGACTTGGTTGAAGTTCCTCCAGCTGTTCTCGCTAGCATGGAG ATACTACTTGCAAAGAGAATGGAAGATGTGTTGGAACATGCTTTCGAAGGTGGGTGCCCCTGGAGACAACATTCCAAATTATGA